Genomic DNA from Paenibacillus borealis:
GTCTTGCACTGGCAGTAACGCTGGGGGCGGTATTAACATTAAGCGGCTGCGGGGGGAACAATAACAACGCAAGCACAGAAGCGACTGCAGGCACGAACGCAGCGGCGACCACCGCACCGGAGAGCTCACCTGAAACATCGGCTAACACGCAGGATACACTGATCCTCGGACGAGGCGGCGATTCCGCATCACTGGATCCGGCCATTGTAACAGACGGCGAATCCCTGAAGATTGCCCATCAGGTCTTTGATTCCCTGCTGGAATACAAACCGGGTACCTCTGAAGTACAGGCTTCACTTGCTGACAGCTGGGAAGTTTCAGCTGACGGTCTGACTTATACCTTCAAGCTGCACCCTGGCGTGAAGTTCCATGACGGAACAGATTTCAACGCTGAAGCTGTAGTGTTCAACTTCACACGCTGGAGTGACCCGGCAAGTGAGTTCAAGTTCGAAGGCGATTCCTTTGATTACTATGATTCGATGTTCGGTCCGGACGGCAGCCGTGTAATCAAAGAAGTTAAGGCTGTGGACGCAACTACTGTTGAGTTTACACTCAATCAGCCGCAGGCACCGTTCCTGCAGAATATCGCTATGACCTCCTTCGGGATTGCCAGCCCTGCTGCCATCCAGGAGAAGAAAGAAAACTTCAAGAACGAGCCGGTAGGCACAGGGCCTTTCGTGTTCACGGAGTGGAAGCATAATGATTCCATTACACTGGACAAGAACCCTAACTACTGGAAAGAAGGCCTTCCGAAGCTGAACAAAGTCATCGTCCGCTCGATTCCGGACAACTCGGCACGCTTTAATGCCCTGCAGAACGGCGAGATCGATCTGATGGAGGATTTGAGCCCGGATGACCTGTCTACACTTGAAGGCAACACTGAGCTGCAGAAGATTGAACGTCCGCCGTTCAATGTCGCATACCTCGGCTTCAACTTTAAGAAGAAACCTTTTGATAATGTGAAAGTAAGACAGGCCCTTAACTATGCGGTGAATAAACAAGCTATTATTGATGCATTCTTCTCGGGCCAGGCTACTGCCGCTGTTAACCCGATGCCGCCATCACTGTGGGGCTATAACGATGCTGTGCAGGATTATGCATACGATCTGGACAAAGCGAAGGCGCTGCTTGCGGAAGCTGGCTACCCTGACGGTCTGCCGGACACAGTAACTCTGTACGCTATGCCGGTATCCCGTCCTTACATGCCTGACGGCAAAAAGGTTGCTGAAGCGATTCAGGCAGACTGGGAGAAAATCGGCGTGAAGACGGTTATTGAATCCCCGGAATGGGCGACTTATCTGGATGATACCAAAGCCGGTGAAAAAGATGATATCTACATGCTCGGCTGGACCGGCGACAATGGTGACCCGGACAACTTCCTCTATACCCTGCTCGATAAGGATGCTATCCCTGGTAACAACCGTTCCTTCTATGTGAATGAAGATCTGCACACGATCCTGATCAATGCACAGAAGGAAACGGATCAGACGAAACGTTCTGACCTGTACAAACAGGCTCAGGAAATCATCAAAGCGGATGCACCGTGGATTCCGCTGGTGCACACTACACCACTGCTGGCAGCGAAAGCCAATCTGAAAGGATTCGTTCCAGGCCCTACAGGTACGGAATATTACAGCGAAATTTACTTCGAATAGTATGCTCCATAAGCATTTGCTTGCCGCCGCATGCCGGGCGGCAAGTTATGCTTAAGGACCACTGGAAGGTGAGCCAACTTGAACTCCTACCTATTAAAACGTGTCATGGTTTTATTTCCTGTGCTGATCGGGATGACGATTATCGTCTTCTCCATTATTCACGCCATTCCGGGTGATCCGGCAGAAACCATTCTGGGCCAAAAAGCAACCGAGCAGTCCAAACAGGCGCTGCGCGAGCAGCTGGGTCTCGACAAACCATGGCTGCAGCAGTACTTCAACTATATGGGGGATTTGGTGCAGGGCGATCTGGGGACCTCAATCCGGACCAAAACACCGATTGCCAAAGAAATTATGCCTTATCTGGCGGCAACGCTGGAGCTTACGGCAGCGAGTATGCTGTTTGCTACCATTGTAGGAGTGAACGCCGGTATTCTAAGTGCCTGGCGGCAGAATTCCTGGTTTGATTATACCGCGATGATTATAGCGCTTATTGGCGTGTCCATGCCGATCTTCTGGCTGGGGCTGATGGAGCAGATGTTATTCGCGCTGAAGCTGCACTGGCTGCCCTCTATAGGCAGGATGGATCAGCGGAATCCCGTGGAGAGTATAACCAATCTATACGTGATCGACACGATACTGGCAGGAGACTGGCGCCAGCTGTGGACGGTCATTAAGCATTTGATCCTGCCAAGCATAGCGCTGGGTACCATTCCGATGGCAATTATTGCCCGGATGACCCGTTCGAGCATGCTGGAGGTCATGAACTCCGACTATATCCGTACGGCAAAGGCCAAAGGGTTGTCGCAATTCCTTGTCGTATATAAGCATGCACTTAAGAATGCGCTGATTCCAGTGCTGACCGTAGTTGGTCTGCAGACAGGTGCGCTTCTCGGCGGTGCAGTACTGACAGAGACAATCTTTGCCTGGCCGGGCGTGGGAAGATATATATTTGAGGCGATCAGCTCACGCGACTATCCGGTCATCCAGACCGGCATTCTGATCATTGCTTTTATCTTCGTATTCATTAATCTGCTGGTGGATCTGCTCTATGCCGTCATTGATCCGCGAATCAACTACAAGTGAGGGGTGAACCTATGGGACAGGCATCAATTCAGGTAACACCCCCGGCTGTACCTGCCGAGAAGGTAACCGGACCTTGGCGCGATGCGTGGAAGGCTTTCCGCAAGAACAAGACGGCGATGCTCGGCCTCGGCATTATTGTATTTTTTGTGCTGATAGCACTGCTGGCGCCATTCATTGCACCTTACGGCTTCAAGGAGCAGGAGCTGGTCAACCGGCTCAAGGCGCCGTCCGCTGACCACTGGTTCGGCACGGATGATCTGGGAAGAGATATGTTCACCCGTATTCTATACGGTGCCCGAATCTCCCTGTGGGTCGGTTTCTTCTCCGTTATCGGCTCCATTGTTGTCGGTACGTTTCTGGGGATTCTGGCAGGATTCTACGGCAAATGGATCGATATGCTGATTTCCCGCATGTTCGATATTCTGCTGGCCTTTCCGAGCATTCTGCTCGCTATTGCTATCGTAGCTATTCTCGGGCCTTCGCTGCAGAATGCGCTGTATGCTATCGCCATTGTTAATATTCCTACCTATGGCCGGCTGGTGCGGGCCAAGGTGCTCTCCCTGAAATCGGAGGAGTACATTACAGCCGCCCGGGCAATCGGAATGAAGAATAACCGCATCCTGCTGACCCATATTCTGCCGAACA
This window encodes:
- a CDS encoding ABC transporter substrate-binding protein: MKKWSSLALAVTLGAVLTLSGCGGNNNNASTEATAGTNAAATTAPESSPETSANTQDTLILGRGGDSASLDPAIVTDGESLKIAHQVFDSLLEYKPGTSEVQASLADSWEVSADGLTYTFKLHPGVKFHDGTDFNAEAVVFNFTRWSDPASEFKFEGDSFDYYDSMFGPDGSRVIKEVKAVDATTVEFTLNQPQAPFLQNIAMTSFGIASPAAIQEKKENFKNEPVGTGPFVFTEWKHNDSITLDKNPNYWKEGLPKLNKVIVRSIPDNSARFNALQNGEIDLMEDLSPDDLSTLEGNTELQKIERPPFNVAYLGFNFKKKPFDNVKVRQALNYAVNKQAIIDAFFSGQATAAVNPMPPSLWGYNDAVQDYAYDLDKAKALLAEAGYPDGLPDTVTLYAMPVSRPYMPDGKKVAEAIQADWEKIGVKTVIESPEWATYLDDTKAGEKDDIYMLGWTGDNGDPDNFLYTLLDKDAIPGNNRSFYVNEDLHTILINAQKETDQTKRSDLYKQAQEIIKADAPWIPLVHTTPLLAAKANLKGFVPGPTGTEYYSEIYFE
- a CDS encoding ABC transporter permease: MNSYLLKRVMVLFPVLIGMTIIVFSIIHAIPGDPAETILGQKATEQSKQALREQLGLDKPWLQQYFNYMGDLVQGDLGTSIRTKTPIAKEIMPYLAATLELTAASMLFATIVGVNAGILSAWRQNSWFDYTAMIIALIGVSMPIFWLGLMEQMLFALKLHWLPSIGRMDQRNPVESITNLYVIDTILAGDWRQLWTVIKHLILPSIALGTIPMAIIARMTRSSMLEVMNSDYIRTAKAKGLSQFLVVYKHALKNALIPVLTVVGLQTGALLGGAVLTETIFAWPGVGRYIFEAISSRDYPVIQTGILIIAFIFVFINLLVDLLYAVIDPRINYK
- the nikC gene encoding nickel transporter permease; the encoded protein is MGQASIQVTPPAVPAEKVTGPWRDAWKAFRKNKTAMLGLGIIVFFVLIALLAPFIAPYGFKEQELVNRLKAPSADHWFGTDDLGRDMFTRILYGARISLWVGFFSVIGSIVVGTFLGILAGFYGKWIDMLISRMFDILLAFPSILLAIAIVAILGPSLQNALYAIAIVNIPTYGRLVRAKVLSLKSEEYITAARAIGMKNNRILLTHILPNSLTPIIVQGTLGIATAIIEAAALGFLGLGAQPPDPEWGKMLSDSRQFIQKAPWTVIFPGLSIMLTVLGFNLVGDGLRDVLDPRMKN